The stretch of DNA AGCCTTTTGAAGTTTGATATCATTTATTGATTTATTAGTAGCTTCCGCACCTAATTTTTTTGCAAATAAAAAATTCCTTGCATAACCATCACTTACTTCTACTATCTCACCTTTTTTTCCTACCTTTTTAACGTCTTCTAATAATATGACTTTCATTGTTAATCCCCTTTCACAAAATATTCATCAATTGTTTGTTTTAATATTTCTAATGCACTATTAACCGTATAGTTTTCTAACTGCGCGCCTGCAACATTCAAATGCCCACCACCGCCAAGCTTTTCCATTATAAGCTGAACATTAATCTCATCAACTGATCTAGCACTGATATAAATCGTATTTTCAACCAGTGTTAAAACAAAAGATGCTTTAATTCCTGAAATATTTAATAGTTCATCTGCAGCTTGAGCACCCACTAAACTAGGGTTAACGATATCAGATGGACATATGGATATTGCGATACTTTCTCTAAACAACTCGGAATTTTTTACAGCTGTTGCCTTTGCTTTATAAGATGCCATATCGTTTTTGAATAGTTTGCTTACACGAATTGCATCTGCGCCGCTACGTCTTAAGTGGGCTGCCGCTTCAAAGGTCTTTACTCCTGTTTTTGCTACAAAATTCTTTGTATCCACTGCTATTCCTGCAAATAAAGCATCTGCTTCCACAGGCTTAAGCTTAACTCTTTCTGATACATATTGCGTAATCTCTGTAATCATCTCGCAAGTTGATGAAGCATATGGCTCAACGTAGCTTAAAACTGCATTTTCTATATACTCCGCCGTTACTCGATGATGATCAAATACAACAATTTTCTTCGAATACTTTAATAAATCTGGATACTCCGTGTAGCTAGGTCTATTTACATCGACAACTACCAGTAAGGTTTGATCCCCAACAAAGGAAACTGCTTGCGTATTGTTTACAAAAAGATCTGTAGGATATTCTTTATCCTCAATTAACTTTTCATACATTGGGTAAATAGATGTTGTTATTTTATTAATAACAATATGTGCTGGTTTACCAAAGTGCTTAGCACATGCATATACCCCTATTGAAGCGCCTAATGAGTCCATATCTCCTATCTTATGACCCATAATGAGTACACGATCACATTCATCTAATAATTCTCTAAAAGCGTGGGCTTTAATCCTAGCCTTTACTCTTGTGCTTTTTTCAACACCTCTCGTTTTTCCTCCATAAAAGGACAGCTTCTCGTCATTTTTAATTACGGCTTGATCTCCACCTCTACCAAGTGCTAAATCCATAGCAACTTTAGCAAAGTCAATCTTCTTAGTAAATGATCCCTCGCTTTTACCGATTCCAAGACTTAGGGTTACAGCCATTTCATTACCAATATTAATTTCTCTTATACTATCAAGAATCGTAAACTTGTTTTCTTGAATTGACGGTAAGTATTTGTTTTGAAATACAATTATATATTTATCCTTTTCAAACTTTCTAATAACGCCATCGATTTCTTGAGAAAACTTATTTATGTTTCTATCAATTAATGCAATTAGCAAAGGCCTTCTTACTTCTTCAATGCTGTGAATAACTTCATCATAATTATCTATATACAGAAGACAGAAAATCGATTTTTGTTCTTCATTTTTAATTACCAATGCATTTTCTCTTGAAATATCATAAAAATATGCAACGAATAAGGCTTCCGTTCCCTTAGAAGCTTTTTCCTTGGTATTTGGATCGGTTTTATCAACGACCATTTGTCTTACAACAATTTTAAATGCTTTGTCTTCAACAATAAACTGTTTTTCATATTCTGCCCCTTCTGTAGGGAATTGAGATGTATTAATTGAAGTTATGATATTCGTTATTTTCATGTTTTGTAATCTTGCATTTGAAAACAATAATCTAAAACTCTCATTGTACCATTTGATTCTACCTACTCCATCCATAAGAATATATGGCATCTCAAAGTTCGTCAAAAGCTGTTTTTGAACTTCATCCAAATTCATAGCAAAGCTTATAATATCTGTCATTAAACGACGTCTATTAAAAAAGATAAGATATATAGCTATTGCGGTGGAAATTGCCAAAAACATAATATAAATAAATCCAAGTGTTGGATTATAAAGTGCACCAATAATTGTAAGCGCTGCAATGATGATTAAATAAAATAATGGCCATCTAAAATAGCCTTCTATTCTACTGTTAACTCGTATACTTCTCTTTTTTCCCATATAATAAGCCTCATTTCGCCTATAAAAGCAACGTGCTAATAAGTCACGTTCATAATCATAGAGATATATAATGCTTGCTGCACAAGTTACATATCCACTACTCTTTGATTAAATATCAAAATGTCTTGAAAGTAAGGAAAGCTGTGTTCTCCATTTTGAATGCTCCCCTTCAGTTAGTAATGCTATCTTTAATTTATTCTTTACTTTTAAATCTAAGCCTTCATAGGATGTACCTAATTTCTCCGATAAGAAATATGTTATGATCATAATGTCCGCCAATAAATCAATATTGTTCTTGTTATCGCCTTCTTCTGCCGTCATGTTAGAAAACACTGAAGAAACATCTGATAATAATTGGCTCTTTAATTGCTCAATAATTTTAATTTTATTTGTAATTTCCATCTCTCCCATTGTAACCCACCTTCAACTTATACTCTTACTATACTACTCTAAAATATTATATCATTATATTGAATTTATGAAAAGTCAATCTTTTTTCAAAAAGCGAAAGGCTCTGAAAAATCAGAGCCTTTCGCTTAAGTAGATTTAATCTACTGTATATGGCATTAATGCAATATGTCTTGATCTCTTTACTGCTATTGTTAATGCTCTTTGATGTTTTGCACAGTTTCCAGTAATTCTTCTAGGAAGAATTTTACCTCTTTCTGATACAAATCTTTTTAATTTATTTACATCTTTATGATCGATTGATTTTGATTTTTCTTCACAGAAAACGCAAACTCTTTTTCTTCTTTTAATTGGCTTTCTTTTTTCAAATGCCATCTCGTGCAACCTCCTTTATTGCCAAATTTATGTTACTCGGCAAAATAATTATAGTAGGATACCCTACTTCTTAGTTATGAAGAAACCTACTGATTAAGCTACGCTCCTCAGTTTGTTAAAATGGTAAATCATCGTCGTCGTCAAACTCTTGGCTGATTGGAACAAATCCTTCTGCTGACTTCACAGGTTGTGGTGTTTCCGGATAACTAGAACGAGCTTGCCCTTCAAACTTACCACGTTCCTCGAATGATTTTTTACTTTCAGCAAAATGCTGTTCATCCACTATTACATCAGTGCTCCATCGTTTAACGCCTTCTTTGTCATCATAAGAATTAACTTGTAAATGGCCTACGACTGCAACTTGCTGCCCCTTCTGAAAATATTTTTCAGCAAATTCGCCTCTCTTTCCAAATGCCACTACATTAATGAAGTCTGCTTCAGGCTCACCTTCGCGTTTATATCCTCTGTTTACTGCTAGTGTATATCTAGCAATAGCCATTGGCTCAGCGCCTTGAGAATATCTCATCTCCGGATCCTTTGTTAATCTCCCCATTAAAATTACCTTGTTCATACTAAATCCCCCTTGTAAGTGAATAATTTTATTTTAACACAGCTTATGATAGCTGCATTATATTATTATTCTTCGATATTTAAACATAAATATCTTAGTACTGTTTCCATAATACGAATTCTTTTTTCGATTTCGTTTGGAGCTTCAGCATCCGCTTCAAAATAGATAAAATAGTAAAAGCCTTCTTTGATTTTCTCAATTTCATAAGCTAGTCTTCTTTTACCCCAATCGTCAATTTTTGAGATTGTTCCTCCAAATCTTTCAACATAACCTTTCACTTTTTCTAAGGTTGCATCTCTTGATTCGTCGTCTAACTTACCATTGATTATAACTGCTAATTCATATTTATTCATCTTTCCTACACCTCCTTCTGGTCTATGGCCCTTAATCTAGTTAAGAGCAAGGATATATTATATTTTAGCTTAAAAAGTATAACATAATCAAGTTAAAAAAGCAACCCCTTACTTATTATCATTGATTTTCCTAATATTTTTTTCTAGTTTCACTCTTGGTATCATAACCATATGGTTACATCCTTTACATTTCAACCTAAAGTCTATCCCGGTTCTTAAAACCTCCCAGTCAAAACTTCCACAAGGATGTGACTTTTTAAGAGTTATAATATCACTTACATGAATATCCATGACAATCCTCCTAAATTTATATCTTTGTACTCTTATTCTCTTATATGATATAATAACTTTGAGGTGTTATTATGACAAAATACATGCGTGAACATGAATCTTATTTGCTAGATGCGATGAAGCAAAACGATAAGTTAGTATACTTATTAGAATATCATAACCGTCAGATTAAATGGTTACAACATGAAAGAATCGTACATTTGCTTGTGATGATATTTACTGCATTGTTATTTGTATTCTCTTTTGTTGGCATGATCTTGATGACTAATTTGTTTACCCTTTTGTTAGTATTGCTACTTGGCGTACTAACAGTGACTTATATTATTCATTATTATGTACTTGAGAATACTGTTCAAAGATGGTATAAAATATCAAATTCTTTAAATCAGCAAATAGATGCTATAGGCGTAAATTTACATACTTTATAACAATAAAGGCGCCACCCAGATTTGAACTGGGGATGAAGGTGTTGCAGACCTCTGCCTTACCACTTGGCTATGGCGCCAAAGGCACTCATAGAAATATTATATGCTGAGTGGTTAGGGTTTGTCAACAGTGTAGTTTGATGAAATTAGTCATTACGTGTCAGTCATGATATAATTACTTCTAAACACAACATTTCTAATTACTATCTACAAATTAATAAACCAATTCCCCATATATTTTTTAATTAACAACAATATACTTGCTATCCCTATCACCAGCAAAACTGATACCAAAGAATACTTTTCAATTACCATTCCTATAGCAAAGGCTGCTGCTGGCGGGTGCTCTGCATTCAAAATGACCATAAGAAAAATGGATAATCCTATGGCGATTGATCCTGTTACTGCAAAAGGAAAGGTGGGAATAAAATACTGTATCAAATTGCAAAAGTATCCAGTGAGTGCTCCAATGATATATCCACCAAGAATACATCTAGTACTTGAACTTCTTTTTTTAGGACATGTAAAAACAATGAAACTTGTTGCTCCAATAGAAAAAATAATGGTTGCTTTCAATACAATGTCTACATAAAGTAAGATAACCATCAGAAAAGTAGTTGAAATAATACACTGAGAAATATATTTCCCTTTATTGTGTTTGAATTTTTCATCAAATATTTTCATTGATTCTCCCTGTTGTCAAAGTTACAAAACCTCCGCACTCGCTACGGTTTCGTAACCGAATGCAAGCTTCGCTGCACATCGGTTGGGGCTTGAACCCCCACCGATGTTGGAATTAGTTCCCCCACTTAATAAGTGGGGGAACCAATTCCATTCGGTTAAATAAATCCTACACATATACTAAAGATATAAACAGACACAACTTTATATAATATTATATTCAACAACTTAATATATGTCAATTATAACGCCTTGATTATTACACATTATTTTACACATAAAAATATTTCTTTGCCGATTGTTCGAGCAATATTACTAGTAATAGGATTAAACCTTGTTTAATAGAATCCATAGGCGTATAATTATTATTTGGGAAAAAGTAGCATATTTACTGCTTCTTTATTTAAGTAGAAGTTACAAAAAAAAATTGGAGGCGATATAATTGAACTTAATGACAGGGATAGGCCTTGCTATTATGAGTGGATTTTTTATTGGAAAGCTTATTAACAAGCTTAAAATACCTTCGGTTGCTGGTTATATTATTGCCGGCCTTATACTTGGGCAATCTTTTTTAGGGATTTTAAACCTTGAATTCTTGGATCAAGTAAGTAGTGTTAGCGATATGGCACTTGGGCTAATTGCTTTTAGTATTGGAGGCGAACTACTCGCAAATAACTTAAAGAAAATTGGTAAAAAGGTATTTGCAATTGCTTTTTTTGAAGCATTTGGAGCATTCGGTATTGTTACAGGGGCAATGCTATTATTGAAACAACCCCTTGAGGTTGCACTATTACTTGGAGCCGTTGCTTCAGCTACAGCACCAGCTGCTACCGTAATGGTCATCACCGAACTACGTGCTAAAGGTCCTCTCACTAGTACATTAATAGCAGTTGTGGCTATAGATGATGCTATATGCTTGATGATTTATGCTGTTGCATCTTCTATTGCTAGAGTTGCTATCTCCCACTCAGAAACAGTACGTTGGTCAAGTATTATTCTTAAACCCTTGGTAGAAATAGGTGGATCTATTGGTATAGGAATTGTAATGGGAGGTATCTTAGTCTTTATATTAGGTAAAGTTTCTTACACCAGAGAAATCCTTACAATATTAATTGCAGCAATTATGTTAACGTTAGGCATCGCCACCTTATTTAATTTATCAGCACTATTGAGCAATATGACATTGGGGATAATGGTTGCTAATCTTAGTACCCATCGCACAAAAGTCTTTTCCATCATTGAATCGATTACTGCACCCATTTACACAGCTTTTTTTGTTCTGGCCGGTGCTAGATTAAACGTTAGTTTATTAGCTGAGGTTGGTATTATTGGTTTAGTTTATACTGTTGCACGAATTATTGGCAAAATTGGAGGTTCATCTCTAGGAGCAACTATTACAAAAGCAGACCCAGTTATCAAAAAATATATTGGCTTTGGTTTACTATCTCAAATTGGTGTTGCAGTAGGTTTGGCCATTGTTATTAGTCATGAGTTTGCGGGAACTGAAATTGGAAGCTTAGTCATTACCGTCTTATTAGCAACAACCGTAATCACAGAAATTGTTGGACCTTTATGTACACGTTTTGCAATTATGAAATCTGGTGAAAATGGTGCAGTAGATGATGAAGTAATCGAATAAGTATTTACAAACTAAATTGGAGGGATATAAAATGCATGTATTGTTTATCGTTCTAAATGA from Firmicutes bacterium HGW-Firmicutes-1 encodes:
- a CDS encoding DHH family phosphoesterase, whose protein sequence is MGKKRSIRVNSRIEGYFRWPLFYLIIIAALTIIGALYNPTLGFIYIMFLAISTAIAIYLIFFNRRRLMTDIISFAMNLDEVQKQLLTNFEMPYILMDGVGRIKWYNESFRLLFSNARLQNMKITNIITSINTSQFPTEGAEYEKQFIVEDKAFKIVVRQMVVDKTDPNTKEKASKGTEALFVAYFYDISRENALVIKNEEQKSIFCLLYIDNYDEVIHSIEEVRRPLLIALIDRNINKFSQEIDGVIRKFEKDKYIIVFQNKYLPSIQENKFTILDSIREINIGNEMAVTLSLGIGKSEGSFTKKIDFAKVAMDLALGRGGDQAVIKNDEKLSFYGGKTRGVEKSTRVKARIKAHAFRELLDECDRVLIMGHKIGDMDSLGASIGVYACAKHFGKPAHIVINKITTSIYPMYEKLIEDKEYPTDLFVNNTQAVSFVGDQTLLVVVDVNRPSYTEYPDLLKYSKKIVVFDHHRVTAEYIENAVLSYVEPYASSTCEMITEITQYVSERVKLKPVEADALFAGIAVDTKNFVAKTGVKTFEAAAHLRRSGADAIRVSKLFKNDMASYKAKATAVKNSELFRESIAISICPSDIVNPSLVGAQAADELLNISGIKASFVLTLVENTIYISARSVDEINVQLIMEKLGGGGHLNVAGAQLENYTVNSALEILKQTIDEYFVKGD
- the rpsF gene encoding 30S ribosomal protein S6 is translated as MNKYELAVIINGKLDDESRDATLEKVKGYVERFGGTISKIDDWGKRRLAYEIEKIKEGFYYFIYFEADAEAPNEIEKRIRIMETVLRYLCLNIEE
- a CDS encoding single-stranded DNA-binding protein gives rise to the protein MNKVILMGRLTKDPEMRYSQGAEPMAIARYTLAVNRGYKREGEPEADFINVVAFGKRGEFAEKYFQKGQQVAVVGHLQVNSYDDKEGVKRWSTDVIVDEQHFAESKKSFEERGKFEGQARSSYPETPQPVKSAEGFVPISQEFDDDDDLPF
- the rpsR gene encoding 30S ribosomal protein S18, yielding MAFEKRKPIKRRKRVCVFCEEKSKSIDHKDVNKLKRFVSERGKILPRRITGNCAKHQRALTIAVKRSRHIALMPYTVD
- a CDS encoding potassium transporter → MTGIGLAIMSGFFIGKLINKLKIPSVAGYIIAGLILGQSFLGILNLEFLDQVSSVSDMALGLIAFSIGGELLANNLKKIGKKVFAIAFFEAFGAFGIVTGAMLLLKQPLEVALLLGAVASATAPAATVMVITELRAKGPLTSTLIAVVAIDDAICLMIYAVASSIARVAISHSETVRWSSIILKPLVEIGGSIGIGIVMGGILVFILGKVSYTREILTILIAAIMLTLGIATLFNLSALLSNMTLGIMVANLSTHRTKVFSIIESITAPIYTAFFVLAGARLNVSLLAEVGIIGLVYTVARIIGKIGGSSLGATITKADPVIKKYIGFGLLSQIGVAVGLAIVISHEFAGTEIGSLVITVLLATTVITEIVGPLCTRFAIMKSGENGAVDDEVIE
- a CDS encoding DUF951 domain-containing protein, with the translated sequence MDIHVSDIITLKKSHPCGSFDWEVLRTGIDFRLKCKGCNHMVMIPRVKLEKNIRKINDNK